A section of the Schistosoma haematobium chromosome ZW, whole genome shotgun sequence genome encodes:
- the ROS1 gene encoding DNA glycosylase/AP lyase ros1 (EggNog:ENOG410WH1U~COG:T), which produces VTSLLTYSLLSVALLLLFLFLIVLLIYRRRHRDGKSNKHSFFISFNPARRLHSSSGNGSSILGLGSDLTTSGLPLDLATLEPLWNQEVNSLYGISKPDLNNFEQVPQIPAANIRFLRYIGCGAFGKVWEGWLHVRDANGERFEKVALKVRNCKSLTEAEFKREATLMHKYQHTNIVRFFGVSFDSPGQQCLVLEMMDQGNLRDYLHRSRPRIAPDIAANVFAAAAICAAAGRTGGSDGSSVNTSTTSTAPAGGTPSASNVITLTAQLDLPSLVTIMRDICHGCRYLEEQHFVHRDIAARNCLVSHNHSSGRIVKLCDFGLARDIYKNDYYRKRNEPKLPVRWMSPEAIRDGLFTTKSDVWAYAVTCWEVLTLGADPFYGRANVDVMNLVIGGHVLGRPENCPEELYNQLLQCWSRFTEMRPTFGQLCKKMDEFIMASQNNQSPFSQPFVVSLPLPKSLQGRSGQQASMYGSNKPHHESNDLSLCMLSNNCQRRTSLDGGRPVSDMDSSLINETNLSQGMSSSKQLLLSSNNSKDLKPSAFHTKSRSYAETATRGYIVTPGVEGISMNKFNYRESRMENRIYTSSTAPLAGAYECSMSDPSTEQTTLATTSNGTESNRQASVKLKSRSIQGNTENRIDKTTNSTNAILQHRQNQIQPPSSNFCLDTLLRDQNGMKVNSYKTLGFHDKSGNHSNKFNSLSTTDANNSDQRGSHLVPFNYNHAHSKPLHSKSFNSKSTSMVDTMPHSGSGSTNNRSLTAYWLMETGGGVDSLGYERPSLIRTSFPSQTNSANSHGENTNISTFIDQNCNNDFLERVICNHQSLKKASTNVLTT; this is translated from the exons GTGACCAGCTTATTGACCTACAGTCTGCTCTCCGTTGCTTTGCTACTCTTATTCCTATTCCTAATTGTATTACTGATTTATCGAC GTCGTCACAGAGATGGAAAATCTAACAAACACTCATTTTTTATTAGTTTCAATCCAGCAAGACGTTTACATTCAAGCAGTGGGAATGGTTCATCCATCCTGGGACTAGGTAGTGATTTAACGACAAGTGGTTTACCGCTTGATTTAGCTACTCTTGAGCCATTATGGAATCAAGAAGTTAATTCATTATACGGCATTAGTAAACCTGATCTTAACAACTTTGAACAAGTCCCACAGATACCAGCAGCAAATATACGTTTTCTACGTTATATTGGGTGTGGAGCATTTGGTAAAGTGTGGGAAGGTTGGCTTCATGTTCGTGATGCGAATGGGGAACGATTTGAAAAGGTTGCACTAAAA GTACGAAATTGTAAATCACTAACTGAAGCTGAATTTAAACGTGAAGCGACACTTATGCACAAATATCAACATACAAATATTGTACGATTCTTCGGTGTGTCATTTGACTCACCTGGACAACAATGTCTTGTCCTAGAAATGATGGATCAGGGCAATTTAAGAGATTATCTTCACCGTTCACGGCCAAGAATTGCACCTGATATAGCTGCGAATGTTTTTGCTGCTGCAGCTATCTGTGCCGCTGCTGGAAGAACAGGAGGTTCTGATGGCTCGTCAGTAAACACGAGCACAACTAGTACGGCGCCGGCTGGTGGAACGCCAAGTGCTTCAAACGTTATTACATTGACAGCACAGTTAGATCTACCTTCACTAGTCACTATAATGAGAGATATATGTCATGGATGCCGTTATCTTGAAGAGCAACACTTTGTCCATAG AGACATTGCAGCACGAAACTGTTTAGTGAGTCATAATCATTCAAGTGGACGTATAGTCAAATTGTGTGATTTCGGACTAGCACGAgatatttataaaaatgattacTACCGTAAGCGCAATGAACCCAAATTACCTGTGAGATGGATGTCGCCAGAAGCTATTCGTGATGGTTTATTCACAACAAAATCTGATGTTTG GGCGTATGCTGTTACCTGCTGGGAAGTTTTAACCCTAGGTGCTGACCCATTTTACGGCCGAGCGAATGTGGATGTCATGAATTTAGTTATTGGTGGACACGTTTTGGGACGTCCTGAAAATTGTCCAGAAGAACT TTATAATCAACTACTACAATGTTGGAGTCGATTCACAGAAATGAGACCAACATTTGGACAGTTATGCAAAAAGATGGATGAATTCATTATGGCTTCACAAAATAATCAAAGCCCCTTCTCTCAACCATTTGTTGTATCGTTGCCTCTGCCCAAAAGTTTACAAG GTAGATCAGGACAACAAGCATCCATGTATGGTTCCAACAAACCACATCACgaatcaaatgatttatcacttTGCATGCTTTCTAATAACTGTCAACGTAGGACATCTCTAGATGGTGGACGCCCAGTAAGCGACATGGATTCATCGCTAATTAATGAGACCAATCTATCCCAAGGAATGAGTTCCAGTAAACAACTTCTACTATCATCCAACAATTCTAAAGACTTGAAGCCATCGGCATTTCATACAAAAAGCCGTTCGTATGCAGAAACAGCTACTCGTGGTTACATTGTAACACCTGGTGTTGAAGGCATTAGTATGAATAAGTTCAACTACCGGGAGTCTCGAATGGAGAACCGGATTTACACCTCATCAACTGCCCCACTGGCTGGTGCTTATGAATGTTCAATGTCTGATCCATCCACGGAACAGACGACATTGGCGACTACATCGAACGGTACTGAAAGTAATAGACAAGCCTCGGTTAAGCTGAAGTCGCGGTCAATACAAGGTAATACGGAGAACAGAATTGATAAAacgacaaactcaacaaatgcGATTCTGCAACATCGACAAAACCAAATCCAACCACCAAGTTCAAACTTTTGCTTAGACACCTTATTACGCGATCAAAATGGCATGAAAGTAAATTCTTACAAAACTTTGGGTTTTCATGATAAGAGTGGTAATCACAGTAATAAGTTCAATTCCCTCAGTACCACCGATGCTAATAACAGTGATCAAAGAGGGAGTCATCTAGTTCCGTTTAATTACAACCATGCACACAGTAAACCACTACATTCtaaatcatttaattcaaaATCAACCAGTATGGTAGACACTATGCCTCATAGTGGTAGTGGGTCAACCAATAACCGGAGTCTAACAGCTTATTGGTTAATGGAAACTGGTGGTGGTGTTGACTCGCTAGGTTATGAAAGACCATCACTAATCCGTACATCATTTCCATCTCAGACGAACTCAGCGAATTCACATGGTGAAAATACTAATATTTCAACATTCATTGATCAAAACTGTAACAATGACTTTCTTGAAAGAGTTATTTGCAATCACCAATCGCTAAAAAAGGCATCAACTAACGTATTAACAACCTGA